The Nitrospira sp. genome contains a region encoding:
- a CDS encoding DivIVA domain-containing protein — protein MKITPLDIQQMVFQVKLRGYDREEVNRFLEEIAQTVESLNRDNMTLRDRIVSLEQQVSDLKRTEATLSNTLVSAQSLADDVKRSAQRDAELIVKEAELKASELFRQARAELGTTQRDLSMLQKQRLLMVERMRATLHTFERMLDVEASEAYQDHSAMQEEKMEGESSPTR, from the coding sequence ATGAAGATCACACCGCTCGATATTCAGCAGATGGTCTTTCAAGTCAAACTTCGTGGCTATGATCGCGAAGAAGTAAACCGCTTTTTGGAGGAGATCGCGCAAACGGTCGAGTCCCTAAACCGCGATAATATGACGTTGCGTGACCGGATTGTGTCGCTCGAGCAACAGGTTTCTGACCTGAAACGGACCGAGGCGACGCTGTCCAACACCTTGGTCTCCGCTCAGTCGCTGGCTGATGACGTCAAGCGAAGTGCTCAGCGGGACGCCGAATTGATTGTGAAAGAAGCGGAATTGAAGGCGAGCGAGCTGTTCCGACAAGCACGAGCCGAATTGGGCACTACGCAACGCGATCTATCCATGCTGCAAAAGCAACGGTTGCTCATGGTTGAGCGGATGCGCGCAACGCTGCATACGTTCGAACGAATGTTGGACGTGGAGGCTAGTGAGGCGTATCAGGACCATAGCGCCATGCAGGAAGAGAAGATGGAAGGTGAGTCGAGTCCCACCCGTTGA
- a CDS encoding beta-lactamase family protein codes for MSELQIIQSALDRAVSGGVFPGAVLAVRCGDRPVSRFVAGRLSTSPLGPPVNASTIYDLASLTKPLATVTALALLIQTGRCRLEDTVADHLPDCTDAPIGTATLRHLLTHSSGLPGWRGFYERLTPDGQVPSSHHEREQAKQSMLGLIRSEALVYAQGTRSLYSDLGFMLLGFIVERHSRQSMNDFFREHIVGPLGGVQVEFVAPERLRAFLEKASEDGSGVAPTEVDSWRGHLLCGEVHDQNAAALGGEAGHAGLFGNADAVLGITGVWLRAYHGRAAILDQGIVQEFTRRQKQEGTSSWALGWDTVSVPSSSGRYFADRSFGHLGYTGTSIWIDPVRELEVVLLSNRVHPSSRNEAIREFRPVIHDLVYQAFVGVGQGRSG; via the coding sequence ATGTCTGAGCTACAGATCATTCAATCAGCCCTCGATCGGGCCGTGAGCGGCGGCGTGTTCCCTGGGGCGGTATTGGCAGTGCGGTGCGGAGACCGGCCGGTTTCTCGCTTCGTTGCCGGACGGCTTTCGACTTCCCCGCTAGGGCCTCCCGTGAACGCTTCCACCATCTATGATTTGGCCTCGTTGACCAAGCCCTTGGCGACCGTCACGGCTCTTGCCTTACTGATCCAGACGGGCCGCTGCCGGCTTGAGGATACCGTGGCCGACCATCTACCCGACTGCACCGATGCCCCGATCGGCACAGCCACGCTTCGGCATTTGCTGACACATTCTTCCGGATTGCCGGGATGGCGAGGATTCTACGAACGCCTCACCCCGGACGGACAGGTTCCTTCATCACATCACGAGAGGGAGCAAGCGAAGCAGTCAATGCTCGGTCTTATCCGATCTGAAGCGCTCGTGTATGCACAAGGCACGCGCAGCCTCTACAGTGATCTCGGCTTCATGTTGCTCGGCTTTATTGTTGAACGGCACAGCCGGCAATCGATGAACGACTTTTTTCGTGAGCACATTGTGGGCCCTCTGGGCGGCGTCCAGGTTGAATTCGTTGCGCCGGAACGATTACGTGCGTTTCTTGAGAAGGCAAGCGAGGATGGAAGCGGCGTGGCGCCGACAGAAGTTGACTCATGGCGAGGTCATCTCCTATGCGGGGAAGTGCACGATCAGAATGCAGCCGCACTGGGCGGCGAGGCTGGTCATGCCGGGTTATTCGGAAACGCCGACGCTGTGCTGGGGATCACGGGTGTATGGCTGCGGGCCTATCACGGGCGGGCAGCTATTCTCGATCAGGGCATCGTTCAGGAATTTACACGGCGCCAGAAACAGGAAGGAACATCGAGTTGGGCGCTCGGATGGGATACGGTATCGGTGCCGTCATCTTCGGGGCGCTACTTCGCCGATCGATCATTCGGCCATCTCGGCTACACGGGGACTTCGATCTGGATCGATCCGGTTCGGGAATTAGAGGTCGTGCTGCTCTCCAATCGCGTACATCCTTCGAGCCGGAATGAAGCCATTCGGGAGTTCCGACCCGTGATTCATGACCTGGTGTATCAGGCGTTCGTCGGGGTCGGTCAAGGCCGATCCGGGTAG
- a CDS encoding type II secretion system F family protein, giving the protein MATFAYVGRSKSGAVKKGELVAKSRDEAVEQLRKQSVVVTSLEEKAAKEGFSLRLGSGVSEKDLVVFTRQFGTMINAGLPLIQCLEILSTQSESVPLRKAVGEVKGMVEGGSTFSDALHKHPKIFDDLYVNMVHAGEVGGLLDTILGRLSKHIEKAMKLKGQIKSALVYPAAIVGIAAIVITVLMIWVIPVFEKMFKEMSGGKMALPAPTQLVIDASNFAQGNWYIILGVIVALVVAVKKYYATPQGRLAIDKLILKLPVFGDLVRKASVAKFTRTLGTLLASGVPLLEALTICAKTSGNKVVEGALLDAKISISGGKTISEPLAKSGTFPKMVTHMISVGESTGALDNMLGKIADFYEDEVDEAVGNLTALLEPMMMVFLGVTVGFIVVAMYLPIFTMASAIG; this is encoded by the coding sequence ATGGCCACGTTTGCGTATGTCGGACGGAGTAAATCAGGAGCGGTGAAAAAAGGGGAGCTTGTCGCAAAGTCACGCGATGAAGCGGTGGAACAGCTGCGCAAACAAAGCGTCGTGGTGACCAGTCTCGAAGAAAAGGCTGCCAAGGAAGGTTTCAGCCTTCGCCTGGGGAGCGGAGTAAGCGAAAAGGACCTGGTTGTCTTTACCAGACAATTCGGAACCATGATCAATGCCGGATTACCCCTTATCCAGTGTCTGGAGATTCTTTCGACGCAGTCGGAGAGCGTGCCTCTGAGGAAAGCTGTCGGGGAAGTGAAAGGAATGGTCGAGGGCGGCTCGACGTTTTCCGATGCGCTCCACAAACACCCCAAGATCTTCGATGACCTGTATGTCAACATGGTGCATGCCGGTGAAGTCGGAGGGTTGCTGGACACGATTCTGGGCCGTCTCTCCAAACACATCGAGAAGGCGATGAAGTTGAAGGGGCAGATCAAGAGCGCATTGGTCTATCCCGCGGCCATCGTCGGGATCGCCGCGATCGTGATCACGGTCTTGATGATCTGGGTTATCCCGGTATTCGAAAAGATGTTCAAGGAAATGTCCGGCGGGAAGATGGCCCTGCCGGCACCGACGCAGCTTGTCATCGACGCGAGTAATTTCGCGCAGGGGAATTGGTACATCATTTTGGGCGTCATCGTGGCGCTTGTGGTCGCCGTCAAGAAATATTACGCGACTCCGCAGGGCAGGTTGGCCATCGACAAGCTCATACTGAAGTTGCCCGTGTTCGGGGACCTCGTCAGAAAGGCATCCGTGGCCAAATTTACGCGTACACTGGGAACGCTGTTGGCCAGCGGGGTCCCGCTGCTGGAAGCCTTGACGATTTGCGCGAAGACCTCCGGGAACAAGGTCGTGGAAGGAGCATTGCTTGATGCAAAAATCAGCATCAGCGGAGGAAAGACGATCTCCGAGCCTCTCGCGAAAAGCGGAACGTTTCCCAAGATGGTGACCCACATGATCTCGGTCGGAGAGTCGACGGGTGCGTTGGATAACATGCTCGGAAAAATCGCGGATTTCTACGAGGACGAAGTCGATGAAGCGGTGGGGAACCTCACGGCACTCTTGGAACCGATGATGATGGTGTTCTTGGGCGTCACCGTCGGATTCATCGTGGTCGCGATGTATCTCCCGATTTTTACAATGGCGTCCGCGATCGGTTAA
- a CDS encoding PAS domain S-box protein translates to MADIKTRIYRLMGWRVVLVTLLLGLSLAFQVTKGERVETFYALIIFTYAVTILYALVVRQLTDPEVLVQFAWTQIAVDFMLETVLIARTGGIESPFAVLYVISVTVASLVPRRRVGLLTASLCIILFGMLTNMQLYGLAEIWGWLPPSRLSAAETLQAFGVYSLAFLVVGFLSGALADQLRLADQSLREKEQGLSRLQAFHENIVHSISSGVFTTDEQGRITSFNPAAQEATGYSFEQVHGRPWREVFNWHPSQQEDDHMHDASANLRFEVECKRFDGNRLILGMTLAPLHERGEKTGLVGVFKDLTQIRDLEEEMRRKEWLAGLGEMSAGMAHEIRNPLGALAGAMQMLRKDLHADETSRRLTEIAIREATRLDTIITEFLQYARPPALNLAEHDLNKVLAETLDLVHHEARARTNITIATAPCSEALPAQVDQDQMKQVFWNLAVNAFDAMPTGGQLTITTGSRKIDVAGRKAEVVEVSFHDTGEGIPKNNLDKIFLPFFTTKKRGSGLGLAAVHRIVDLHGGWIKVESQEGQGTRFGVCLPRTADSGVRLWHEGREPWKRS, encoded by the coding sequence GTGGCGGATATCAAGACCAGAATCTACCGGTTAATGGGGTGGCGAGTCGTTCTCGTCACGCTCCTCCTGGGATTATCCCTTGCGTTCCAAGTCACGAAGGGCGAACGTGTCGAAACCTTCTATGCTCTGATCATCTTTACGTATGCTGTTACCATTCTCTACGCGTTGGTGGTTCGCCAGCTTACCGACCCCGAAGTGCTCGTACAGTTTGCGTGGACTCAGATCGCCGTCGATTTCATGCTGGAAACGGTATTGATCGCAAGAACCGGAGGAATCGAAAGTCCCTTCGCGGTGCTCTATGTCATCAGTGTGACGGTCGCCAGTTTGGTTCCGCGGCGCCGTGTGGGCCTCCTGACGGCCAGCCTCTGCATCATCCTGTTCGGAATGTTGACCAATATGCAGCTGTATGGACTTGCCGAGATATGGGGCTGGCTTCCGCCTTCTCGGCTGAGCGCTGCGGAAACGCTCCAGGCGTTTGGTGTGTACAGTCTGGCGTTCCTGGTCGTCGGGTTTTTGAGCGGGGCGCTCGCGGATCAGCTACGGCTGGCAGATCAATCGCTTCGTGAGAAAGAACAGGGGCTGAGCCGCCTTCAGGCGTTCCATGAGAATATCGTTCATAGTATCAGCAGCGGTGTGTTTACAACCGACGAACAAGGTCGGATCACGTCATTTAATCCTGCGGCGCAGGAAGCTACGGGCTACAGCTTTGAACAAGTTCACGGGCGGCCCTGGCGGGAGGTGTTCAATTGGCATCCCAGCCAGCAAGAAGACGACCACATGCACGATGCCTCCGCCAACTTGCGCTTTGAAGTCGAGTGCAAACGGTTCGACGGCAATCGGTTGATCCTCGGCATGACGCTCGCGCCGTTACATGAACGAGGGGAAAAGACGGGCCTTGTCGGAGTGTTCAAGGATCTCACACAGATCCGTGATCTGGAAGAAGAAATGCGGCGCAAAGAATGGCTGGCCGGTCTTGGAGAGATGTCGGCGGGCATGGCGCACGAAATCCGAAACCCGTTGGGCGCGCTCGCCGGCGCCATGCAAATGCTTCGAAAGGATCTCCATGCCGATGAAACCAGCCGGCGGTTGACGGAGATTGCCATTCGGGAAGCGACTCGATTGGATACGATCATTACCGAGTTTCTTCAGTACGCGAGACCTCCGGCGCTGAATTTGGCGGAGCACGATTTAAACAAAGTCCTTGCCGAGACCCTTGATCTGGTACACCATGAAGCACGAGCCAGAACGAACATCACCATCGCGACGGCTCCGTGCAGTGAGGCTTTGCCTGCGCAAGTGGATCAGGATCAAATGAAGCAGGTGTTTTGGAATTTGGCGGTCAATGCCTTCGATGCGATGCCCACGGGAGGACAGCTGACGATCACGACGGGAAGCAGAAAGATCGATGTCGCGGGGCGCAAGGCGGAGGTGGTCGAAGTATCCTTCCATGATACCGGGGAAGGCATTCCGAAGAACAATCTCGATAAGATCTTTCTCCCGTTCTTTACCACCAAAAAACGAGGTTCTGGGTTGGGATTGGCCGCGGTCCATCGTATCGTCGACCTTCACGGTGGGTGGATCAAAGTGGAAAGTCAGGAAGGTCAAGGCACTCGATTCGGAGTCTGCCTGCCTCGCACGGCAGATTCAGGGGTACGTCTGTGGCACGAGGGTAGAGAGCCGTGGAAAAGATCCTAG
- the pgsA gene encoding CDP-diacylglycerol--glycerol-3-phosphate 3-phosphatidyltransferase, whose amino-acid sequence MNIPNSLTILRILLVPVYIGFMTYGSYGLALLTLLVAGLTDAIDGYIARKLNQRTRLGTLLDPLADKVLLTSSFISLAILHLIPSWLVILVVSRDLILLLGTAVAHVTSTPINVAPTFLGKGTTMLQLSYVLLTVLLTWREHDRGVLTPLLVVMVAFTLASGLHYLYRGYRDANTAPPLA is encoded by the coding sequence ATGAACATTCCCAATAGCCTCACGATTCTTCGCATCCTCTTGGTCCCTGTGTACATCGGGTTTATGACCTACGGGTCATACGGGTTGGCGCTTCTGACGCTGCTTGTCGCAGGACTGACGGATGCCATCGACGGTTATATTGCGCGCAAACTGAACCAGCGAACGAGGTTGGGGACATTACTGGATCCCCTTGCAGACAAGGTGCTGCTGACCTCGAGCTTCATCTCGCTCGCAATCCTGCATCTAATCCCGTCATGGCTTGTCATCCTCGTGGTCAGTCGAGACCTGATTCTCTTGTTGGGGACAGCGGTCGCGCATGTCACCAGTACGCCGATCAACGTGGCACCGACGTTCCTAGGCAAGGGAACGACGATGTTGCAGTTAAGCTACGTTCTCCTGACCGTCCTCTTGACGTGGCGAGAACATGATCGCGGTGTGCTTACCCCGCTTCTTGTGGTGATGGTTGCGTTCACCCTGGCTTCAGGGTTGCACTATCTCTATCGAGGGTATCGAGACGCGAATACCGCCCCCCCCCTTGCTTAA